CGCGCGGGCAGCCCGGACCAGGTGTTCGTGGCGGTGCTGGAGGCGACGCGGCAGCTGGCGGGGCTGGACTTTTGCGCGGTGACGCTGGTGTCGGAGCAGGAGGGCAAGCGGGTGCACCGCGTGATGCGGATGACGGGCGTCACGGCGCAGGGCAAGGCGCTGGAGGGGCGCACGTTCCAGGACAACAACGGCCTGGTCGCGAACGTGGTGCGCTACGGCGCGCCGCTGCCGGGGCGGGACATCAAGGCGATGGACCGCCAGGTCATCTTCGACGAGGAGACGCAGGTGCGCGGCCTGGGCGCGCTGAAGATCTTCCCGCTGGTGGCGGGGGACCGCATCCTGGGCACGCTGGTGGCGGGGTCGCGCAAGAAGACGGCGTTCGAGCAGGACGTGCTGCGGATGATTGAAGTCATCGCCATCCAGGCGGCGCAGGCGGTGTTGCGCGCGCAGCTCTACGAGCAGATGGAGCGGATGGCGACGACGGACGGCCTCACGGGGCTGCTCAACCACCGCACGTTCCAGTCGCGCGCGGACGAGATCCTGGCGCAGGCGCGGCGGTACAACCGCAAGTGCTCCATCATGTTGACGGACGTGGACCACTTCAAGAGCGTGAACGACACGTACGGGCACCCGACGGGCGACCAGGTGCTCAAGGGCGTGGCGCGCATCATCAAGACGCTGGCGCGGGACACGGACGTCGTCGCTCGCTACGGCGGCGAGGAGTTCGTGATGGTGATGCCGGAGACGGACGTGCAGGGCGCGAAGATCATCGCCGAGCGCATCCGCGAGGCGGTGATGGCGGAGGTGTTCCAGACGGAGATGGGCCCGCTGCGCATCACGATGTCGCTGGGCATCGCGACGTTCCCGGACAACGCCATGGAGAAGCAGCAGATGATCGACCTGGCGGACCAGTGCCTCTACCACTCCAAGCGCAACGGCCGGAACCAGTCCGTGACGGTGGCGCAGATGCAGGGTGGCCGGAAGCTCCAGGCGGTCGCGGAGTAGGGCCTCTCAGTCCAGGTCCGCGAGCTGGCCCTGCGCGAGTTCGCGGTAGTAGGGCACGACCTCCACGGCGAGCAGGTCGCGCATCTGCTGGCGCGCGCCGTCCAGGTCGCCCTGGTCGCGAAGACGGTACATGCGGTGGAGTGCGTCGCTCATGCGCCGGGAGCCCTCCGTGACGCGTTGGCGCATCTGGTGGAGGAGAGCGAGCGCGGCTTCCGGGGTGCGCAGGCAGGCTTCTACTTCTGTGGAGGGCATGGCCACGGAAGGGCCGGCCCTGCGCAGGAGCGTGCGCAGGGCGTCATCCAGGGCGACCGTTCCTGCCTGTTGAGCGCGCGTGTCGAGGACACGGAGTTGATGCCAGTCGCCTTCGAGGTCTTCGACCATGGATGCAGTGGCGCTCCTTCGCCGCACGTCCAGGACCATACCCGGCTATACGTTCCGAGATGACCCCGCTCCCCCTCGCCGTCACTACCAGCACGAAGACGGACGTGGCCACGGTGCGCGAGGCGCGGGCCGTGGCCGCGCGGTGGAACCTTCCGTTCCTTTCTCGCCGCTCCAGTGAGGGCATCGCGCCCTGGCTGGGCACGAAGGTGGAGGCGCTGCTTGTCGTCGGTGGCGATGGCGTGACGCTGTGGGAGCCGCAGGGGTCGTTTGGCTTCCATGCCGGCATGGCGCACTTGCGGCGCATGCGCCTTCGTCAGGGACAGCGCGACGACGCGTTCCTCAAGGTCGCCGAAATCGTCCCGGGTGACGCCGTGCTCGACTGCACCCTGGGCCTGGCCCAGGATGCGCTGGTGGCTTCGCTCGCCGTGGGACCCACGGGGCGGGTCGTCTGCCTGGAGAAGAGCCTGCCTCTTTGCATCGTCGCGGCGGAGGGGCTCCAGCGCTACCACCGGGGCGCGGACTCGTGCGCCATCGAAGTGCTCCACGCGGACGCGCATGCGTACCTGAAGACGCTGCCCGCGAAGTCCTTCGACGTCGTCTTCTTCGACCCGATGTTCGCCAAACCCAAGAAGGCCCAGCCCGCCTTCGACGTCCTGCGCCGCTTCGCGGAGCACGCCCCCCTCACCCCCGAAGCGGTGGAGGAGGGGAGGCGCGTCGCCCGCCGATGGGTCGTCGTGAAGGGCGCCCGCCACACCGATGACCTGAAGAAGCTGGGCATCGAACCGGCGCCCACCTCGCGCTTCAGAGACGTCATCTGGGGGCGAGTTTTGGCTGAAAAATAAAGCAGGATTTTTGAATTCAAGCCAATGGTGTTGAACCAGAGCCGAGCGCCACAAGCGCAGCATAAGCGGAGGAAAATCGTCCGCCTGCAACGTCTGCTGTCATTCGAAGAAGCACGTCACGTAATGGGTTGGGGACATCCTTCGCGCATATTGCTCTGAGGTCGGCCAAATTGTCGCCGTTGTACTGATGACCAACAGTGGCTTGGAGCATTGTAAGCCCCAATTGGAAGAGGTCGACGGACGGCGTCCAATCATTGGAAAGCCCATCAGGCGGAAGATA
This genomic stretch from Corallococcus macrosporus harbors:
- a CDS encoding DUSAM domain-containing protein — protein: MVLDVRRRSATASMVEDLEGDWHQLRVLDTRAQQAGTVALDDALRTLLRRAGPSVAMPSTEVEACLRTPEAALALLHQMRQRVTEGSRRMSDALHRMYRLRDQGDLDGARQQMRDLLAVEVVPYYRELAQGQLADLD
- a CDS encoding class I SAM-dependent methyltransferase, giving the protein MTPLPLAVTTSTKTDVATVREARAVAARWNLPFLSRRSSEGIAPWLGTKVEALLVVGGDGVTLWEPQGSFGFHAGMAHLRRMRLRQGQRDDAFLKVAEIVPGDAVLDCTLGLAQDALVASLAVGPTGRVVCLEKSLPLCIVAAEGLQRYHRGADSCAIEVLHADAHAYLKTLPAKSFDVVFFDPMFAKPKKAQPAFDVLRRFAEHAPLTPEAVEEGRRVARRWVVVKGARHTDDLKKLGIEPAPTSRFRDVIWGRVLAEK